The following are from one region of the Littorina saxatilis isolate snail1 linkage group LG2, US_GU_Lsax_2.0, whole genome shotgun sequence genome:
- the LOC138959013 gene encoding uncharacterized protein, with product MIMMALPMIKVFLLCLSGITASRVDHGGSSKTNDSLPGGPGNPHSVTASATIIINPAIIQAINASNPGLGTPALYKIVHDLLTNPQFIADMNRVGRQYENATKEESEKAALDFLKDYLKQGKMSSQSGSASGTNQGLLNAIKNGVLPPRDHGDSGPQAGLYNIIQTLLSNPQFMAGLYPIRVKYENATDAKLMKAAMEYAEDFIMKAGDNHALNDGGASVLVTSVVVLVASLLASTVLC from the exons ATGATAATGATGGCATTGCCGATGATCAAAGTGTTTCTGTTATGTCTGTCAG GTATCACAGCTTCACGAGTGGACCATGGGGGCAGCAGCAAAACCAACGACTCACTACCAGGCGGTCCAGGCAACCCCCACAGCGTCACGGCCTccgccaccatcatcatcaaccCTGCCATTATACAGGCCATCAACGCTTCCAACCCAGGCCTGGGCACACCTGCACTGTATAAAATAGTTCACGACCTGCTGACCAACCCCCAGTTTATCGCGGATATGAACCGTGTAGGAAGGCAATATGAAAATGCCACGAAGGAAGAAAGCGAGAAAGCGGCTCTCGATTTTCTGAAGGACTACCTGAAGCAAG GGAAGATGAGCAGCCAGTCAGGCTCGGCGAGCGGCACCAACCAGGGCCTTCTGAACGCCATCAAGAACGGCGTGCTCCCACCACGTGACCACGGGGATTCAGGCCCACAGGCGGGACTGTACAACATCATCCAAACCTTGCTGAGCAACCCTCAGTTTATGGCGGGCTTGTACCCGATCAGAGTCAAATATGAAAACGCCACGGATGCAAAATTGATGAAAGCGGCAATGGAGTATGCGGAAGACTTCATCATGAAGGCCGGAGATAACCATGCTTTGAACGATGGTGGCGCTAGTGTTCTGGTAACGTCTGTCGTTGTTCTTGTCGCCAGCTTGCTTGCGAGCACAGTGCTGTGTTAA